The Cellulophaga sp. L1A9 genome window below encodes:
- a CDS encoding DUF1566 domain-containing protein, giving the protein MKRIVKPKKKTSIVFGFCCVLIVIVLLLSSGKNSRLNSIVQNDKSNLDYPIIGTNQTKFYDNSTEIKAPAIGDDFYGQNANYPGNTPQYKDNDDGTVTDLVTGLMWQQSPDTNGDGKITASDKMTYKEAAAGAASFKLGGYTDWRLPTIKEQFSLIIFSGVDPSGYNSKSLDGLIPFIDTDYFKFAYGDTNARERIIDSQYASSTMYVAGELLFGVNFADGRIKGYGLKMPFGPGDKTFFVTYVRGNKNYGINNFEDNGDGTISDMATGLMWMQNDNQKGVLWQEALNYAENYEFAGYSDWRLPDVKELQSIVDYSRSPNTSESAAIHPLFNCSEIENEADQKDYPFYWSSTTHSNWSTEAKGRNASYVSFGRAMGYMDGKWMDVHGAGAQRSDPKIGDPKDWPKGHGPQGDAQRINNYVRLVRDLY; this is encoded by the coding sequence ATGAAACGGATTGTAAAACCTAAAAAAAAGACATCAATCGTATTCGGGTTTTGTTGTGTTCTCATAGTCATTGTTTTGTTATTGAGCTCTGGTAAAAACTCAAGGCTTAATAGTATTGTACAAAATGACAAGAGTAATTTAGATTACCCTATTATTGGTACAAATCAGACTAAATTCTACGACAACAGTACTGAAATTAAAGCACCAGCTATTGGTGATGATTTTTATGGGCAAAATGCAAATTACCCTGGTAACACCCCTCAATACAAAGATAATGACGATGGTACGGTAACTGATCTAGTTACGGGTTTAATGTGGCAGCAGAGCCCCGACACAAATGGCGATGGAAAAATTACGGCAAGTGATAAAATGACTTATAAAGAGGCAGCAGCTGGTGCTGCTTCTTTCAAATTAGGTGGCTATACAGATTGGCGATTGCCTACCATTAAAGAACAATTTTCTTTGATAATTTTTAGTGGTGTTGACCCTAGCGGTTATAATTCAAAATCATTAGACGGATTAATTCCTTTTATAGATACCGATTATTTCAAATTCGCTTACGGAGACACTAATGCTAGAGAACGTATTATAGATTCTCAATACGCTAGCTCAACCATGTATGTAGCTGGAGAACTATTATTTGGTGTTAATTTTGCCGATGGTCGTATAAAAGGTTACGGATTAAAGATGCCATTTGGTCCTGGTGATAAAACGTTTTTTGTAACCTATGTAAGAGGGAACAAGAATTACGGTATCAATAATTTTGAAGATAACGGCGATGGCACCATCTCAGATATGGCCACAGGTCTTATGTGGATGCAAAACGACAACCAGAAAGGCGTATTATGGCAAGAAGCATTAAACTATGCCGAAAACTATGAATTTGCAGGGTATTCTGATTGGCGGTTGCCCGACGTAAAAGAGCTACAGAGTATCGTTGACTATTCCCGTTCCCCTAACACTTCAGAATCCGCCGCAATACACCCACTTTTTAATTGTTCTGAAATTGAAAATGAAGCTGATCAGAAAGACTATCCTTTTTATTGGTCTAGTACAACACATTCTAACTGGTCTACTGAGGCAAAAGGTAGAAACGCATCTTATGTTTCTTTTGGTAGGGCCATGGGATATATGGATGGTAAATGGATGGATGTACACGGAGCAGGTGCGCAGCGTAGTGACCCAAAAATTGGTGACCCTAAAGATTGGCCCAAAGGCCACGGCCCTCAAGGTGATGCGCAAAGAATCAATAATTATGTACGGTTGGTTAGAGATTTATACTAG
- a CDS encoding carbohydrate-binding domain-containing protein has product MKNIIIKKNINLLLIALAFSASILTFSSCSDDDEDTVTVADDDTAIAITNINTSGTAEGDTDNTGADEDDLVENATFENTVQIVFSNTSATITNPVPDDVVITQDGADITINSTISEVAYEISGTTTDGMLKIYSEKKLKLSLSDLSIANTDGPAINIQSSKTIFVILEGTNNLTDASTYSTIPDDEDAKATFFSEGQLVFSGSGALNVAGNYKHGIASDDYIRIISGTITVTEAASDAIHTNDYIIVDGGTLNLTADSDAMDCEEGYIIINDGTFTINAIDDGIAASYDIDDEEEPDDSITPYVTINGGNFEITTSEGEGIEAKGTMTINDGTININSYDDGLNAGDNIYINGGNIYVYATLNDAIDSNGGITITGGMTIAIAVRTDEPDGSFDCDDNTFKITGGTILGLALNTSFPTESESTQNSVIFDGVNANQLLNIQSEDGTEALTYEVPYNVNTIIYSTAKLETDQTYTIYTGGSVSNGTEVNGLYTSGTYSGGTDSGESFTINSTVTQIGGELGPTGEPGTGGPGGN; this is encoded by the coding sequence ATGAAAAATATAATAATTAAAAAGAATATCAATTTACTCCTTATTGCATTAGCATTTAGCGCTTCTATATTAACTTTTAGTTCATGTAGTGATGATGATGAAGATACTGTAACGGTAGCTGATGATGACACCGCTATTGCCATCACAAACATAAACACCTCTGGAACGGCTGAAGGAGATACCGATAATACAGGTGCGGATGAAGATGATTTAGTAGAAAATGCAACTTTTGAAAATACCGTACAAATTGTATTTTCCAATACATCGGCTACAATTACAAACCCAGTTCCTGATGATGTAGTCATTACGCAAGATGGTGCCGATATTACTATTAATTCCACTATTTCAGAAGTGGCTTACGAAATATCGGGCACAACAACAGATGGGATGCTAAAAATTTATAGTGAAAAGAAATTAAAATTATCGTTAAGTGATTTAAGTATCGCGAATACTGATGGTCCCGCGATTAACATCCAATCTTCTAAAACCATTTTTGTGATATTAGAGGGTACGAATAACTTGACCGATGCATCAACTTACAGTACTATTCCTGATGATGAAGATGCAAAAGCAACATTTTTTAGCGAAGGGCAATTGGTTTTTAGTGGTTCAGGAGCACTTAACGTTGCAGGAAACTACAAGCACGGTATCGCCAGTGATGATTATATTAGGATAATTAGTGGAACAATCACAGTTACCGAGGCAGCATCTGATGCCATACACACCAACGATTACATTATTGTAGACGGAGGTACACTTAATTTAACAGCAGATAGCGATGCAATGGATTGTGAAGAAGGCTATATTATTATCAACGACGGAACCTTTACTATTAATGCAATTGATGATGGAATTGCAGCGTCGTATGACATTGACGACGAGGAAGAACCAGATGATTCCATTACGCCTTATGTAACTATCAATGGAGGTAATTTTGAAATAACTACTTCAGAAGGCGAAGGCATAGAAGCAAAAGGAACAATGACCATTAATGACGGTACAATTAACATCAATTCATACGATGACGGTCTTAATGCGGGTGATAATATATATATTAATGGGGGAAATATTTATGTTTACGCCACGCTTAATGATGCCATTGATAGTAACGGAGGTATTACCATTACAGGTGGTATGACCATTGCCATAGCAGTTCGTACCGATGAACCCGATGGTAGTTTTGATTGTGATGATAATACATTTAAAATAACTGGAGGAACAATTTTAGGGTTAGCACTAAATACTTCATTCCCTACAGAGAGCGAAAGCACACAAAACTCAGTAATCTTTGATGGTGTAAATGCAAATCAGTTATTAAACATACAATCGGAAGATGGTACGGAAGCCCTTACTTATGAAGTACCCTATAACGTAAATACAATTATTTATTCCACTGCGAAATTAGAAACAGATCAAACGTATACTATCTATACCGGAGGAAGTGTAAGCAATGGCACTGAGGTTAATGGATTATACACCTCTGGAACTTATAGTGGAGGAACAGATTCAGGTGAATCGTTCACCATAAACAGCACTGTTACACAAATAGGAGGAGAATTGGGACCAACAGGAGAACCAGGTACTGGCGGTCCAGGAGGTAATTAA
- a CDS encoding thiamine pyrophosphate-dependent enzyme gives MGKKVADQIVEMLVNNNVKRIYAVTGDSLNELNDAVRRSGKIKWIHVRHEEVGAYAAAAEAELDGLACCAGSSGPGHVHLINGLYDANRSGVPIIAIASTINTPEFGVDYFQATNTYKLFDDCSVYNEVASTPKQVPRMLQAAIQNAVHKKGVAVFGLPGDVSAMPAEESATSMYNYHSETILRPADNEMQKLADLVNKHPKISIYCGIGAREAHDDIIKLAGLLKAPIGYSFRGKMGMQHNNPYEVGMTGLLGVPSAFHAMHESDVVILLGTDFPYEHFMPVKNKIIQVDEKPERLGRRAKLEMGLTGRITDTIAALLPLINEKEDASFLDAQLDFYEKVKENLNVYVKDEGFEHHISPEYVASTIDKMADDDTVFTVDTGMCCVWGARYIHGTGKRIMLGSFNHGSMANAMPMAIGAQLAYPERQVVAFCGDGGLSMLLGDLATIKQYNLPIKLIVFNNRSLGMVQLEMQVEGLPNNETEMVNPNFEMIAQAMGFKGISVTKPEDVKQSLEEAFAHDGPVLVSVFTNPQALAMPPKMEFDQMKGYALSMSKMILSGRMDEVLEMVKTNYKHMKEVL, from the coding sequence ATGGGAAAAAAAGTAGCAGACCAAATCGTAGAGATGCTGGTAAATAATAACGTAAAAAGAATTTATGCTGTAACGGGTGATAGTCTAAACGAACTGAATGATGCGGTAAGAAGAAGTGGAAAAATTAAATGGATTCATGTTCGCCATGAAGAAGTGGGTGCTTATGCTGCTGCTGCGGAAGCAGAATTGGACGGTCTAGCATGTTGTGCCGGAAGTAGCGGACCTGGTCATGTGCATTTAATAAATGGTCTGTACGATGCCAACCGTTCCGGAGTTCCCATTATCGCTATTGCCTCTACTATTAATACGCCAGAATTTGGTGTTGATTATTTTCAAGCTACAAATACCTATAAATTATTTGATGATTGTAGCGTTTACAATGAAGTGGCCAGTACTCCCAAACAAGTACCACGCATGTTGCAAGCTGCTATCCAAAATGCGGTTCATAAAAAAGGAGTTGCTGTATTTGGTTTGCCTGGTGATGTATCTGCCATGCCTGCTGAAGAAAGTGCAACGTCTATGTATAATTATCATAGCGAAACTATTTTACGCCCTGCAGATAATGAGATGCAAAAATTAGCCGACTTGGTGAATAAGCATCCAAAAATTTCTATTTACTGTGGTATTGGAGCAAGGGAAGCTCATGACGACATTATAAAATTAGCAGGATTACTAAAAGCACCCATTGGATATTCTTTCCGCGGCAAAATGGGGATGCAGCACAACAATCCATACGAAGTAGGAATGACAGGTTTACTCGGTGTTCCATCTGCTTTTCATGCCATGCACGAATCGGATGTCGTGATATTATTAGGAACTGATTTTCCTTACGAACATTTTATGCCCGTAAAAAATAAAATAATTCAGGTAGATGAAAAACCAGAACGCTTAGGGAGACGGGCAAAATTAGAAATGGGATTGACCGGAAGAATAACAGATACCATTGCGGCTCTCTTGCCATTAATCAACGAAAAAGAAGATGCCAGTTTCTTAGATGCTCAATTAGACTTTTATGAAAAAGTGAAAGAAAACTTGAATGTCTATGTAAAAGATGAGGGGTTTGAACATCATATTAGTCCCGAATATGTGGCATCTACCATTGATAAAATGGCTGATGATGATACCGTTTTCACAGTAGACACAGGTATGTGTTGTGTTTGGGGGGCAAGATATATTCACGGTACTGGAAAACGAATCATGTTAGGTTCTTTCAATCATGGTTCTATGGCAAATGCCATGCCTATGGCTATAGGAGCACAATTAGCCTATCCTGAAAGACAAGTTGTTGCATTTTGTGGTGATGGTGGTCTCTCTATGTTATTAGGAGACTTAGCAACGATCAAGCAATACAACCTTCCTATAAAACTAATTGTTTTTAACAACCGTTCTTTGGGAATGGTACAATTGGAAATGCAAGTAGAAGGTTTACCTAATAATGAAACGGAGATGGTGAACCCTAATTTTGAAATGATAGCACAAGCCATGGGATTCAAAGGAATTTCGGTTACAAAACCTGAAGATGTAAAACAATCTTTGGAAGAAGCGTTTGCACATGATGGTCCTGTTTTGGTGAGTGTATTTACCAACCCACAGGCATTAGCGATGCCACCAAAAATGGAATTTGACCAAATGAAAGGTTATGCCCTATCTATGAGTAAAATGATCTTGAGCGGAAGAATGGATGAGGTTTTAGAAATGGTAAAAACAAACTACAAACACATGAAAGAAGTGTTGTAA
- a CDS encoding DUF2238 domain-containing protein, which translates to MNKRTASPAKRNKLIVLFCLFFVIVWLNSLIGTTDLSNWYIENTLTVISLLFLIFTFKRYRFSNFSYLLICIFLCLHVYGSKYTYADNTFGYWLQDLFHSPRNQYDRLVHFSFGFLLYYPMQECFSQWLKYPKRIALLFPIMTTLSVSCLYEIIEWLVADVFFVEQGVSYLGIQGDVWDPQKDMALAFLGAGIAFLFFYGYRKSKSMNTKI; encoded by the coding sequence ATGAATAAACGAACCGCTAGTCCTGCTAAAAGAAATAAGTTGATTGTTCTTTTTTGCCTTTTTTTTGTCATTGTATGGCTAAATTCTTTAATTGGAACAACAGATCTCTCTAATTGGTATATTGAAAATACCTTAACGGTGATTTCATTACTTTTTTTAATTTTCACTTTCAAAAGATACAGATTCAGCAACTTTAGTTATTTGCTCATCTGTATCTTTTTATGTCTACATGTCTATGGTTCTAAATACACCTATGCAGATAATACCTTCGGATATTGGTTGCAAGATCTCTTTCATTCTCCAAGAAATCAGTATGATAGGTTGGTACATTTTAGTTTTGGCTTTTTGCTCTATTATCCTATGCAGGAATGCTTTTCACAATGGTTAAAATATCCTAAGAGAATTGCATTGTTGTTCCCCATAATGACAACGCTTTCTGTCAGTTGCCTTTATGAAATTATTGAATGGTTGGTAGCCGATGTTTTCTTTGTGGAACAAGGCGTTTCCTATTTGGGCATACAAGGCGATGTTTGGGATCCCCAAAAAGATATGGCTCTTGCTTTTTTGGGTGCAGGTATCGCATTTTTATTTTTCTATGGATATCGCAAAAGCAAGAGTATGAATACTAAAATTTAA
- a CDS encoding Dps family protein codes for MKTPNIGISAENRQAIADQLSKILADEFVLYSKTLNFHWNIEGPDFHSVHLYLETLYEEQQEVVDTVAEKIRAIGHYVPATLEHYSKMTHLTEKIKGKNDSQSIFSELLEDHESIIIFLREEIKPISDKWQAEGISDYITGLMEQHEKTAWMLRSHLA; via the coding sequence ATGAAAACACCAAACATAGGTATTTCAGCAGAAAACAGACAAGCTATCGCTGACCAGTTATCAAAAATATTAGCAGATGAATTTGTGCTTTATTCAAAAACGTTGAATTTCCATTGGAATATTGAAGGTCCAGATTTTCATTCAGTACACCTATATCTAGAAACATTGTACGAAGAGCAGCAAGAGGTTGTTGATACGGTAGCTGAAAAAATACGTGCAATAGGTCATTATGTACCTGCAACTTTAGAACACTATTCAAAAATGACACATCTTACCGAAAAAATAAAAGGTAAAAATGATAGTCAAAGTATATTTTCAGAATTGTTGGAAGACCATGAAAGTATTATTATTTTTCTTAGAGAAGAAATAAAACCAATTTCAGACAAATGGCAGGCTGAAGGTATCAGCGACTATATTACTGGCTTAATGGAACAACACGAGAAAACTGCTTGGATGCTACGTTCACATTTAGCATAA
- a CDS encoding DsbA family protein, protein MSLHPAINHSDHIKGNLNARLEIVEYGDFECGYCGAAHLIIETIMKEFGHQIKFVFRNFPLSEIHTNAREAAKATEAAALQGKYWEMHNSIFENQEYLQPNDFVQRAENLGLDIQKFKMDMRQNNIAEKIDIDFESGIRSGVNGTPSFFVNGNKFDGDASKLLELIQERVA, encoded by the coding sequence ATGAGTTTACATCCCGCAATTAATCATAGCGACCACATCAAAGGAAATTTAAACGCCAGGTTAGAAATTGTAGAATATGGCGATTTTGAATGTGGCTACTGTGGTGCTGCACACCTAATTATAGAAACAATAATGAAAGAATTTGGTCACCAAATTAAATTTGTTTTTCGTAATTTCCCTTTATCAGAAATACACACAAACGCTCGTGAGGCTGCTAAAGCTACAGAAGCTGCTGCTTTACAAGGAAAATATTGGGAAATGCACAACAGTATTTTTGAAAATCAAGAATATTTACAACCCAACGATTTTGTCCAACGTGCAGAAAACTTAGGGTTGGATATTCAAAAGTTCAAAATGGATATGCGACAAAATAATATTGCAGAAAAAATTGATATTGATTTTGAAAGTGGCATTCGCAGCGGTGTTAATGGTACGCCTTCTTTTTTCGTAAACGGAAATAAATTTGACGGAGATGCCTCTAAATTACTAGAATTGATTCAGGAACGTGTAGCTTAA
- a CDS encoding NAD(P)/FAD-dependent oxidoreductase: MKNGKRVLVLGCNFAGLTVARYLHSDAGKHIKITVIDRKNYINFIPNIPIEVFNNNNPADTLEFQFKKFLKSDGSEFIQGEVEHIDATQKKVYFTPNERKGSAQEHIEYDYLIIALGCKLAYDKIEGFAEFGHTFSDTFYGNEVRNYLNNDYKGGHIAIGSDRFIQGKSPKLPKIPTAFAACEGPPVEIAFSMADWLKEHKKGDAKNITLFTPGDVIAEDAGKGILDQLLPMVSEMGYGYKTNTVGIKRIYKEGIAFKDGSSLEAEMKIIFPNWEPHNFMKELPFVDDQGFVITDLFMRNPDYPEIFAVGDAAAVTIPKIGSLGHMECEIASKVIANEILGKEEKIDPLHPMLLCYGDMGSHKGFYMHTDEWWGGKTSILKMGYTPYILKMGFKTMYQTLGGKVPSWGLPLSEIVGDHSII, from the coding sequence ATGAAAAACGGAAAAAGAGTTTTGGTCCTTGGTTGCAATTTTGCTGGTTTAACAGTGGCCCGCTACCTTCATAGCGATGCTGGTAAACATATAAAGATTACGGTTATTGATCGTAAAAATTACATCAACTTTATACCTAATATCCCTATTGAAGTTTTTAATAATAACAATCCAGCAGATACGCTGGAGTTTCAATTTAAGAAATTCTTAAAATCAGATGGAAGTGAGTTCATTCAGGGTGAAGTTGAACATATTGATGCCACTCAAAAAAAGGTATATTTTACGCCTAACGAAAGAAAAGGTTCTGCTCAAGAACACATAGAATACGATTACTTAATTATAGCATTGGGTTGTAAACTGGCGTATGATAAAATTGAAGGATTTGCCGAATTTGGTCATACCTTTTCTGACACTTTTTACGGTAATGAAGTTCGTAATTATTTAAACAATGATTACAAAGGTGGCCACATTGCTATTGGGTCTGATCGTTTTATACAAGGTAAAAGTCCAAAACTTCCTAAAATACCTACTGCATTTGCTGCTTGTGAAGGACCTCCTGTAGAAATAGCATTCTCTATGGCAGATTGGTTAAAAGAACATAAAAAAGGAGACGCAAAGAATATTACGTTGTTTACTCCAGGTGATGTTATTGCAGAAGATGCTGGTAAAGGTATTCTTGACCAATTACTTCCAATGGTATCAGAAATGGGTTATGGTTATAAAACCAATACCGTAGGAATTAAAAGAATTTACAAAGAAGGTATTGCGTTTAAAGATGGAAGTAGCTTAGAAGCAGAAATGAAAATAATCTTTCCAAATTGGGAACCCCATAATTTCATGAAAGAACTTCCATTTGTAGATGATCAAGGCTTTGTTATTACCGATTTATTTATGAGAAATCCCGATTATCCAGAAATTTTTGCCGTAGGTGATGCAGCAGCCGTTACCATACCTAAAATAGGTTCTTTAGGACATATGGAGTGTGAAATTGCATCAAAAGTTATTGCGAATGAAATTCTTGGAAAAGAGGAAAAAATAGATCCATTACACCCTATGCTATTATGTTATGGAGATATGGGTAGCCACAAAGGGTTTTATATGCATACCGATGAATGGTGGGGCGGAAAAACCAGCATCTTAAAAATGGGCTATACCCCGTATATTTTAAAAATGGGTTTTAAAACAATGTATCAAACCTTAGGTGGGAAGGTGCCAAGCTGGGGCTTACCTTTATCTGAAATAGTTGGTGATCACTCCATAATATAA
- a CDS encoding DUF1566 domain-containing protein, protein MKNLASIKTANLLSMFILLFLAMAFVSGCKNKETKKSEIAISKDSLKTNNYVQIATGQYTLYDTQGKILKAISREASLYGQDANYLKGKKMSFTKNGNGTITDNNSGLIWQEIPSSEGFDWQDAKDYCENLELGGYDDWRMPSAKELFSISNFDSGWPYLDTNYFSLVNNEEVDKSEQYWSSNTYVGHTEEGGYNAAFGVNHATGHIKAYPAAAPDKEKDHKGPPPNRQPPPGQGAPPENGRPPQNGERPTGNPLLKHVRAVRGTVYGINNFTDNKDGTISDIATGLMWTQGDSGKGLNWKDALVYAKNTNIADYTDWRLPNVKELQGIVDYSFAPNAKDSKNKGPAIDPIFTCTPISNEAGTDDFGYYWTGTSAHFRSGEPYFYAWYVAFGMAVNNEGKDFHGAGAVRFDTKYEGGNLGEGGERTYNYVRLVRDIN, encoded by the coding sequence ATGAAAAATTTAGCATCAATAAAAACGGCAAATTTGCTAAGTATGTTCATCCTATTGTTTTTAGCAATGGCATTTGTTTCTGGTTGTAAAAATAAGGAGACAAAAAAATCTGAAATCGCTATTTCTAAGGATAGTTTAAAAACTAACAACTATGTACAGATTGCAACAGGACAGTACACTTTGTATGACACCCAAGGAAAAATTCTTAAGGCAATCTCCAGAGAAGCTTCCCTTTACGGTCAAGATGCAAATTATTTGAAAGGCAAAAAAATGTCCTTCACCAAAAACGGGAATGGTACTATTACAGATAATAACTCAGGGCTTATATGGCAAGAAATCCCTAGTTCAGAAGGCTTTGATTGGCAAGATGCCAAAGATTATTGTGAAAATTTAGAACTTGGTGGTTATGATGATTGGCGAATGCCATCTGCAAAAGAATTATTTTCAATTAGTAATTTTGATTCTGGATGGCCGTATTTAGATACCAATTATTTTTCCCTTGTTAACAATGAAGAGGTAGACAAAAGTGAACAATACTGGTCTAGCAATACATATGTTGGTCACACAGAAGAAGGTGGTTACAATGCTGCTTTTGGTGTAAACCATGCGACAGGACATATAAAGGCCTACCCGGCAGCTGCGCCAGATAAGGAGAAAGACCATAAAGGTCCGCCACCAAATCGCCAACCTCCTCCAGGACAAGGGGCACCTCCTGAAAATGGAAGACCTCCCCAAAATGGAGAAAGACCCACAGGCAACCCACTACTGAAGCATGTGCGTGCAGTTAGAGGTACTGTTTATGGAATAAATAATTTTACCGATAATAAAGACGGAACTATTTCTGATATCGCTACAGGACTTATGTGGACACAAGGAGATAGCGGTAAAGGTCTAAATTGGAAAGATGCTTTGGTTTATGCCAAAAATACTAACATAGCTGACTATACCGATTGGCGTTTGCCCAATGTAAAAGAATTACAAGGTATTGTAGACTACTCTTTTGCACCTAATGCCAAAGACAGTAAAAATAAAGGTCCAGCTATTGACCCTATATTCACTTGTACACCGATTTCTAATGAAGCCGGCACTGATGATTTTGGTTATTATTGGACCGGCACTTCTGCGCATTTTAGAAGTGGAGAACCCTATTTTTACGCCTGGTATGTTGCTTTTGGTATGGCGGTCAACAACGAAGGAAAAGATTTTCATGGTGCCGGTGCCGTACGATTCGACACCAAATACGAAGGCGGCAATCTAGGTGAAGGCGGTGAACGTACATACAATTATGTACGTCTTGTTAGAGATATAAACTAG
- a CDS encoding redoxin domain-containing protein, with amino-acid sequence MLQKNDSAPNFTLYATPDQKISLSEMIGKNVILAFYPADWSPVCSDQMALYNETLKYFKQYDAEIFGISVDSKWCHMAFGKSRNLHFPLLADFEPKGAVAKAYGVYDEAEGECKRALFVINKRGIVEWSYVSPAAINPGADGILDALEKIKK; translated from the coding sequence ATGTTACAAAAAAACGATAGCGCCCCTAACTTCACATTGTATGCCACACCAGACCAAAAAATATCATTATCTGAAATGATTGGCAAAAATGTAATTCTTGCATTTTATCCAGCAGATTGGAGTCCGGTTTGTAGTGACCAAATGGCATTATATAATGAAACTTTAAAATATTTTAAACAATATGATGCCGAAATATTCGGTATATCGGTTGACAGCAAATGGTGCCATATGGCATTTGGTAAATCTCGGAATTTGCACTTTCCTTTATTGGCTGATTTTGAACCGAAAGGTGCTGTCGCGAAGGCCTATGGTGTTTACGATGAAGCTGAAGGCGAATGCAAACGAGCATTATTTGTAATCAATAAAAGGGGCATTGTTGAATGGAGTTACGTTTCGCCAGCCGCCATTAATCCTGGAGCCGATGGTATTTTAGATGCCCTCGAAAAAATAAAGAAATAA